In Nicotiana tabacum cultivar K326 chromosome 19, ASM71507v2, whole genome shotgun sequence, one DNA window encodes the following:
- the LOC107784554 gene encoding scopoletin glucosyltransferase-like — protein sequence MSHRHFFFFPLMAHGHMIPTLDMAKLVASRGVKATIITTPLNESVFSNSIQRSKQVGIEIDIRLIKFQAVENGLPEGCERLDLIPSDDLLNNFSTATTMMQEPFEQLLQECRPNCLVSDMFLPWTADSADKFNIPRLVFHGTSYFALCVADSIRHYTPFKNVSSDSETFAVPNLPNQIKLTRTQLSPFDRIEEEESMSPVIKALRDSGLKGHGIVFNSFYELEPDYAEHYTKVLGRKTWAIGPLSLCNRDSDDKAERGKKSSIDKHECMKWLDSKKSSSVVYICFGSVAIFTATQMRELAMGIEASGQEFIWVVRIELDNEDWLPEGFEERIKEKGLIIRGWAPQLLILDHKAVGAFVTHCGWNSTLEGISAGVPVVTWPVFGEQFFNEKLVTEVLRTGVGVGSVQWKRIASEGVKREAISKAIKQVMESEEAEGFRNRAEEYKEMARQAVEEGGSSYSGLTSLLQDISTYSSTSN from the coding sequence ATGAGTCATCgccattttttcttctttcctctgATGGCTCATGGCCACATGATTCCTACGCTTGATATGGCCAAGCTCGTCGCTTCTCGTGGTGTTAAGGCCACCATAATCACCACACCTCTCAATGAATCAGTTTTCTCCAACTCTATTCAAAGAAGCAAGCAAGTGGGAATTGAAATTGACATCCGTTTGATCAAATTTCAAGCTGTTGAGAACGGCTTGCCTGAAGGATGTGAGCGCCTTGATCTCATCCCTTCCGATGACTTGCTAAATAACTTCTCCACGGCTACAACTATGATGCAAGAACCATTTGAGCAGCTTCTTCAAGAATGCCGCCCCAATTGTCTTGTTTCTGATATGTTCCTTCCTTGGACTGCTGACAGTGCAGACAAATTTAACATTCCAAGATTGGTTTTTCATGGCACAAGCTACTTTGCACTTTGTGTCGCTGATAGCATCAGGCATTATACGCCTTTCAAGAATGTCTCCTCTGATTCCGAAACTTTTGCTGTACCGAATTTGCCTAACCAGATCAAGCTGACTAGAACACAGTTATCCCCATTTGATCGAATCGAGGAAGAGGAAAGTATGTCCCCAGTGATAAAAGCACTCAGAGATTCTGGCTTGAAGGGCCACGGAATTGTCTTCAACAGCTTCTATGAGCTTGAACCAGATTATGCTGAACATTACACCAAGGTTCTGGGTAGAAAAACATGGGCTATTGGCCCACTTTCTCTGTGCAACAGGGACAGTGATGATAAAGCTGAAAGAGGGAAGAAATCCTCTATTGACAAACACGAGTGCATGAAAtggcttgattcgaaaaaatcAAGTTCCGTTGTTTACATTTGTTTCGGAAGCGTAGCAATTTTCACTGCAACACAAATGCGTGAACTAGCTATGGGAATTGAAGCTTCTGGACAAGAATTCATTTGGGTTGTTAGAATAGAACTAGACAACGAAGATTGGTTGCCCGAAGGATTcgaggaaagaataaaagaaaaaggtttaatcataaGAGGATGGGCACCCCAATTGTTAATTCTTGATCACAAAGCTGTGGGAGCTTTTGTTACGCATTGCGGATGGAATTCAACGCTGGAAGGAATATCGGCAGGGGTGCCAGTGGTGACATGGCCTGTGTTTGGGGAGCAATTCTTCAATGAAAAGTTAGTGACTGAGGTTTTGAGAACTGGGGTTGGTGTTGGTTCGGTTCAATGGAAGAGAATAGCTAGCGAGGGAGTGAAAAGAGAAGCAATATCTAAGGCAATAAAACAGGTCATGGAAAGTGAAGAAGCAGAGGGATTCAGAAACAGAGCCGAAGAGTACAAGGAGATGGCTAGGCAGGCAGTTGAAGAAGGAGGATCATCTTACTCTGGATTAACTAGTTTGCTACAAGACATAAGTACATATAGTTCGACAAGTAATTAA
- the LOC107784555 gene encoding CBS domain-containing protein CBSX1, chloroplastic, whose amino-acid sequence MESILKFSSISPTFVLNSPFLPYMLSSSTRPHTGDPSVAKFRRCLPQAKLSPSLRPASLSSSAANAAATSNSQPPRDGHYTVGDFMTGKEDLHVVKPTTKVGEALEMLVEKRVTGLPVIDDDWNLVGVVSDYDLLALDSISGTGQADTNLFPDVDSTWTTFNEVQKLLSKTNGKVVGDVMTPTPLSVRENTNLEDAARLLLQTKYRRLPVVDVDGKLVGIITRGNVVRAALQIKRTVDTQ is encoded by the exons ATGGAGTCCATTCTCAAATTTAGCTCAATTTCTCCGACTTTTGTCCTCAATTCTCCTTTTTTGCCGTATATGCTCTCTTCTTCCACCCGTCCCCATACAGGAGATCCATCCGTTGCTAAATTTCGTCGATGTTTACCTCAAGCGAAACTTTCTCCATCTCTCCGGCCGGCGTCTCTTTCTTCTTCCGCTGCTAATGCTGCTGCTACTTCGAATTCTCAGCCT CCAAGAGATGGACATTACACAGTTGGTGACTTTATGACTGGGAAAGAAGATTTACATGTAGTAAAACCTACAACTAAAGTTGGTGAAG CCCTTGAGATGCTTGTGGAAAAGAGAGTTACTGGGCTTCCTGTAATTGACGATGACTGGAATTTG GTTGGCGTTGTTTCTGATTATGACCTACTGGCACTTGACTCTATATCAG GAACTGGCCAAGCTGATACAAATCTGTTTCCTGATGTTGACAGTACTTGGACG ACGTTTAATGAGGTTCAGAAGCTACTGAGCAAAACTAATGGAAAAGTTGTTGGCGATGTCATGACACCAACTCCATTGTCTGTCCGTGAAAACACCAACCTTGAAGATGCTGCGAG GTTGTTGCTCCAAACGAAGTACCGGCGGCTGCCTGTTGTTGATGTTGATGGCAAACTG GTTGGGATTATCACAAGGGGCAATGTTGTTAGAGCTGCTCTACAAATAAAACGTACTGTTGATACACAATGA